The proteins below are encoded in one region of Saccopteryx leptura isolate mSacLep1 chromosome 1, mSacLep1_pri_phased_curated, whole genome shotgun sequence:
- the BCL9L gene encoding B-cell CLL/lymphoma 9-like protein isoform X2 — translation MHPENKLTNHGKTGNGGAQSQHQNVNQGPTCNLGSKGVGAGNHGAKANQISPSNSSLKNAQAGVPPFSSLKGKVKRERSVSVDSGEQREAGTPSLDSEAKEVAPRSKRRCVLERKQPYSGDEWCSGPDSEEDDKPVGATHNCNVADPAMAAPQLGPGQATQLPLSESNAPGPPHGPPPGLRSDAPGSGGVPGKPPSQFVYVFTTHLANTAAEAVLQGRADSILAYHQQNVPRAKLDQAPKVLSTPEPLPLSTPSAGTPQSQAPPLPPPPPPPAPGSAPPALSSEGPPEDTSQDLTPNSVGAASTGGGTGGTHPNTPIAATNNNPLPPGGDPSSAPGPALLGEAAPTGNGQRSLVGSEGLSKEQLEHRERSLQTLRDIERLLLRSGETEPFLKGPPGGAGEGGPPAQVPPAPQQAPTAPPSGLKKYEEPLQSMISQTQSLGGPPLEHEVPGHPPGGDMGQQMNMMMQRLGQDSLTPEQVAWRKLQEEYYEEKRRKEEQIGLHGGRPLQDMMGMGAMLVRGPPPPYHSKPGDQWPAGMGAQLRAPMDVQDPMQLRGGPPFPGPRFSGNQMQRVPGFGGMQGLPMEVPMNAMQRPVRPGMGWTEDLPPMGGASSFSQNPVPYPGGQSETERFMTPRVREELLRHQLLEKRSLGMQRPLSMASGGGMGQGVEMERMMQAHRQMEPAMFPGQMAGGEGLAGTPMGMEFGGGRGLLSPPMGQSGLREVDPPLGPGNLNMNMNVNMNMNMNLNVQMTPQQQMLMSQKMRGPGDIMGPQGLSPEDMARVRAQNSGGMVGGPQKMLMSSQFPNQGQQGFSGGQGPYQALPQDMGNTQDMFSPDQNSMPMGNVGTTRLSHMPLPPAANPPPVSVHSASSRGLGRRPSDLTISVSQMGSPGMGHLKSPTLSQVHSPLVTSPTANLKSPQTPSQMVPLPSANPPGPLKSPQVLSSSLSVRSPTGSPSRLKSPSMAVPSPGWVASPKTAMPSPGVPQNKQPPLNMNSSTTLGNMEQGALPPSGPRSSSSAPPANPPSGLMNPSLPFTSSPDPTPSQNPLSLMMSQMSKYAMPSSTPLYHNAIKTIATSDDELLPDRPLLPPPPPPQGSGPGISNNQSNQMHLNSAAAQSPMGMNLPGQQPLSHEPPPTMLSSPTPLGSNIPLHPNAQGTGGPPQNSMMMASGGPDSLNAPCGPVPSSSQMMPFPPRLQQPHGAMAPSGGGGGGPGLQQHYPSGMPLPPEDLPSQPPGPIPPQQHLMGKGMTGRMGDAYPPGMLPGVASVLNDPELSEVIRPTPTGIPEFDLSRIIPSEKPSSTLQYFPKSENQPPKAQPPSLHLMNLQNMMAEQTPSRPPNLPGQQGIQRGLNMSMCHPGQMSLLGRTGVPPQQGMVPHGLHQGVMSPPQGLMTQQNFMLMKQRGVGGEVYSQPPHMLSPQGSLMGPPPQQNLMVSHPLRQRSMSLDSQMGYLPAPGSMANLPF, via the exons ATGCACCCAGAAAATAAGTTGACCAATCATGGCAAGACAGGGAATGGTGGGGCCCAATCTCAGCACCAGAATGTGAACCAAGGACCCACCTGCAACTTGGGCTCGAAGGGTGTGGGGGCGGGAAACCATGGGGCCAAGGCCAATCAGATCTCACCTAGCAACTCAAGTTTGAAGAACGCCCAGGCAGGGGTACCACCTTTTAGCTCACTCAAAGGCAAAGTGAAGAGAGAACGAAGTGTGTCTGTGGACTCCGGAGAGCAGCGAGAGGCTGGGACTCCATCCCTGGATTCAGAGGCCAAAG AGGTGGCACCCCGGAGCAAGCGGCGCTGTGTGCTGGAGCGTAAGCAGCCATACAGTGGAGACGAATGGTGCTCAGGACCAGACAGCGAGGAGGATGACAAGCCCGTTGGGGCCACCCACA ATTGTAATGTAGCAGACCCAGCCATGGCGGCCCCACAGCTGGGTCCTGGCCAAGCCACCCAGCTTCCCCTCAGCGAGAGCAATGCACCAGGCCCCCCTCATGGGCCCCCTCCAGGCCTTCGGTCCGATGCCCCCGGTAGCGGGGGTGTCCCTGGAAAGCCTCCCTCACAGTTTGTGTATGTCTTCACCACCCACCTGGCTAACAC GGCTGCAGAGGCGGTGCTGCAGGGCAGGGCTGACTCTATTCTTGCCTACCACCAGCAGAATGTACCCCGGGCCAAGCTGGACCAG GCCCCCAAAGTGCTGTCCACCCCGGAACCTCTACCCCTGAGCACACCATCAGCAGGCACACCACAGTCCCAGGCACCTCCACTGccgccaccaccgccaccaccagcCCCTGGCAGTGCTCCCCCTGCTCTGTCTTCTGAGGGACCTCCTGAGGACACCAGCCAGGACCTGACGCCCAACTCAGTAGGAGCTGCCAGCACGGGCGGTGGGACTGGGGGTACTCACCCTAATACCCCTATAGCTGCTACAAACAACAACCCGCTGCCTCCTGGAGGAGACCCCAGCAgtgcccctggccctgccctaCTAGGAGAGGCTGCCCCCACAGGAAATGGGCAGCGGAGCCTGGTGGGCTCAGAGGGCTTGTCCAAGGAGCAGCTGGAGCACCGGGAGCGTTCCCTCCAGACTCTTCGAGACATTGAGCGGCTGTTGCTCCGCAGTGGGGAGACTGAGCCTTTCCTCAAGGGGCCCCCGGGAGGAGCAGGTGAGGGGGGACCACCAGCACAAGTCCCTCCTGCCCCCCAGCAGGCACCCACGGCCCCTCCCAGTGGGCTGAAGAAGTATGAGGAGCCCTTGCAGTCCATGATTTCACAGACACAGAGCCTAGGGGGTCCCCCGCTGGAGCACGAAGTGCCTGGGCACCCCCCGGGCGGGGATATGGGGCAGCAGATGAACATGATGATGCAGAGGCTGGGCCAGGACAGCCTGACACCGGAGCAGGTGGCCTGGCGCAAGCTGCAGGAAGAGTACTATGAAGAGAAACGGCGGAAGGAGGAACAGATTGGACTGCATGGTGGCCGCCCTTTGCAAGACATGATGGGCATGGGGGCCATGCTGGTGAGGGGGCCGCCGCCTCCCTACCACAGCAAGCCTGGGGACCAGTGGCCAGCTGGGATGGGTGCACAGCTGCGGGCGCCCATGGATGTTCAAGATCCCATGCAGCTCCGAGGTGGACCTCCCTTCCCTGGCCCCCGTTTCTCAGGCAACCAGATGCAACGGGTGCCTGGGTTTGGGGGCATGCAGGGCCTGCCCATGGAGGTGCCTATGAATGCCATGCAGCGGCCTGTGAGGCCGGGTATGGGCTGGACTGAAGACTTACCCCCCATGGGGGGGGCCAGCAGTTTTTCCCAGAACCCTGTGCCCTACCCAGGTGGGCAGAGTGAAACAGAACGATTCATGACCCCTCGGGTTCGCGAGGAGCTGCTGCGGCACCAGCTGCTGGAGAAGCGGTCCCTGGGCATGCAGCGCCCCCTGAGCATGGCCAGCGGTGGTGGCATGGGGCAGGGTGTGGAGATGGAGCGGATGATGCAGGCGCACCGGCAGATGGAACCAGCCATGTTCCCTGGGCAGATGGCTGGTGGTGAGGGTCTGGCAGGCACTCCCATGGGCATGGAGTTTGGTGGAGGCCGGGGCCTTCTGAGCCCCCCCATGGGACAGTCTGGGCTGAGGGAGGTGGACCCACCCTTGGGGCCAGGCAACCTCAACATGAACATGAATGTGAACATGAACATGAACATGAACCTGAATGTGCAGATGACCCCGCAACAGCAGATGTTGATGTCGCAGAAGATGCGGGGCCCTGGGGACATTATGGGGCCTCAGGGCCTCAGTCCCGAGGACATGGCGCGAGTGCGGGCTCAGAACAGCGGTGGTATGGTGGGCGGCCCACAGAAGATGCTGATGTCCTCGCAATTTCCCAACCAGGGCCAGCAGGGTTTCTCTGGGGGCCAGGGACCCTACCAAGCCCTGCCACAGGACATGGGCAATACCCAAGATATGTTTAGCCCTGACCAGAACTCAATGCCCATGGGCAATGTGGGGACCACCCGGCTTAGCCACATGCCTCTGCCCCCTGCCGCCAACCCTCCCCCAGTGTCTGTGCACTCAGCCTCCAGCCGGGGTCTGGGCAGACGGCCCTCAGACCTCACCATCAGTGTTAGTCAGATGGGTTCGCCAGGCATGGGGCACCTGAAGTCGCCCACACTTAGCCAGGTGCACTCGCCCCTGGTCACTTCACCCACTGCCAACCTGAAGTCACCCCAGACTCCCTCACAGATGGTGCCCTTGCCTTCCGCCAATCCGCCGGGACCTCTCAAGTCACCCCAGGTCCTCAGCTCCTCTCTCAGTGTCCGTTCGCCCACTGGCTCTCCCAGCAGGCTCAAGTCTCCCTCTATGGCGGTGCCTTCTCCAGGCTGGGTTGCCTCACCCAAGACAGCCATGCCCAGCCCTGGGGTCCCCCAGAACAAGCAGCCGCCTCTCAACATGAACTCTTCCACAACCCTGGGCAACATGGAACAGG GTGCCCTACCGCCTAGCGGTCCCCGGAGCAGCTCCTCGGCGCCTCCCGCCAACCCTCCCAGCGGCCTCATGAACCCCAGCCTACCATTCACTTCCTCCCCAGATCCCACACCTTCCCAGAACCCTCTGTCTTTGATGATGTCCCAGATGTCCAAGTATGCCATGCCCAGCTCCACCCCGCTCTACCACAATGCCATCAAGACCATCGCCACCTCAGACGACGAGCTGCTGCCCGACCGACCCCTGCTAcccccgccaccaccaccacagggcTCCGGGCCAG GGATCAGCAATAACCAGTCCAACCAGATGCACCTGAACTCAGCTGCTGCCCAAAGCCCCATGGGCATGAACCTGCCAGGCCAGCAGCCCCTGTCCCATGAGCCCCCACCAACCATGTTGTCCTCCCCAACCCCTCTGGGTTCCAACATTCCACTGCACCCCAATGCTCAGGGGACCGGGGGACCCCCTCAAAACTCAATGATGATGGCTTCAGGGGGCCCAGACTCCCTGAATGCCCCCTGTGGCCCTGTGCCCAGCTCCTCCCAGATGATGCCCTTCCCCCCTCGGCTGCAGCAGCCCCATGGTGCCATGGCCCCCagtggcggtgggggtggggggcctggcCTACAGCAGCACTACCCTTCAGGCATGCCCCTGCCCCCAGAGGACCTGCCCAGCCAGCCACCTGGCCCCATACCTCCCCAGCAGCACCTGATGGGCAAAGGAATGACTGGACGTATGGGTGACGCGTACCCACCAGGCATGCTCCCTGGGGTGGCATCAGTGCTGAACGACCCCGAGCTGAGTGAGGTGATCCGGCCCACCCCAACGGGGATCCCTGAGTTCGACTTGTCGAGGATCATCCCCTCTGAGAAGCCAAGCAGCACCCTCCAGTACTTTCCCAAGAGTGAGAACCAGCCCCCCAAGGCCCAGCCCCCCAGTCTGCATCTCATGAACCTGCAGAACATGATGGCGGAGCAAACCCCTTCACGGCCCCCCAATCTTCCAGGCCAGCAGGGCATCCAGCGGGGGCTCAACATGTCTATGTGCCACCCCGGACAGATGTCCTTGCTGGGCAGGACAGGTGTGCCCCCACAGCAAGGCATGGTGCCTCATGGCCTGCACCAGGGGGTCATGTCCCCTCCACAAGGCCTCATGACCCAGCAGAATTTCATGCTGATGAAGCAGCGGGGTGTGGGGGGTGAGGTCTACAGCCAGCCCCCCCACATGCTCTCCCCACAGGGCTCCCTCAtgggccccccaccccagcagaaCCTCATGGTGTCCCACCCCTTGCGGCAGCGCAGTATGTCTCTGGACAGCCAGATGGGCTACCTCCCTGCACCAGGCAGCATGGCCAACCTGCCCTTCTAG